One part of the Orenia metallireducens genome encodes these proteins:
- a CDS encoding AzlD domain-containing protein, protein MNNIWLLLLGMGAVTYIPRMLPMIFLQNIKPSPFLKRVLEFIPVAALSALIFPGIIYSTDSIASAITGGIIALLLAWLEVDLLVVVSGGIGGVLLIELLL, encoded by the coding sequence ATGAATAATATCTGGCTACTCTTATTAGGGATGGGAGCTGTTACTTATATACCTAGGATGCTACCAATGATTTTTTTACAAAATATCAAACCCTCCCCTTTTCTCAAACGGGTTCTAGAGTTTATTCCGGTAGCCGCCTTGAGTGCATTGATATTCCCAGGGATTATCTACTCTACTGATAGTATTGCTTCAGCTATTACAGGAGGAATTATCGCTCTTTTATTGGCATGGCTTGAAGTTGATTTACTAGTGGTAGTAAGTGGAGGAATTGGGGGAGTATTATTAATAGAGCTATTATTATAA
- a CDS encoding dicarboxylate/amino acid:cation symporter has product MLVLKKWNNLELHTKILIGLVLGVIVGVIFGEKTTAIEPIGQLFIRLIRMVIIPLVFSSLIVGAASVGDPKSLGRIGSKTIAFYLCTTAFAVIIGLILGNLIQPGVELNLDVGNVSMEAKEAPPLSQTLINIVPKNPIVALQQGNMLQIIVFALFIGVTISLIGDKGEPVLTFFDSFAEIMYKLTAIVMEFAPYGILALIASVVGSFGLAVLLPLLKVIIAIYLGCLIHWIITYGGAIKLFSNLSIRRFFKGIASAQIFAFSTCSSSGTLPVTTKCCRDNLGVSDKISSFVLPLGATINMDGTALYQGVCALFVAQVYGMELSLAQQLTVVLTATLASIGTAGVPSAGLIMLTLTLKSVGLPLEGVALIAGIDRILDMARTVTNITGDSAATVIVASSEGEIDLEIGNSKTANA; this is encoded by the coding sequence ATGTTAGTATTAAAAAAATGGAATAATCTAGAGCTACATACTAAGATTTTAATTGGTTTAGTCTTAGGAGTAATTGTTGGGGTAATTTTTGGTGAAAAGACTACAGCTATTGAGCCTATAGGGCAACTGTTTATCAGACTTATCAGGATGGTGATTATTCCTCTGGTCTTTTCTTCTTTAATCGTAGGGGCAGCTAGTGTAGGTGACCCTAAAAGTTTAGGGAGGATTGGAAGCAAGACCATTGCCTTTTATTTATGTACAACAGCCTTTGCTGTAATTATTGGTTTAATATTAGGAAATCTGATTCAGCCAGGTGTTGAGTTGAATTTAGATGTAGGCAATGTATCAATGGAGGCTAAAGAAGCACCTCCATTGAGCCAAACTTTAATTAATATTGTACCTAAGAATCCTATTGTAGCCTTACAGCAAGGAAATATGCTACAGATTATTGTTTTTGCTTTATTTATAGGTGTGACAATCTCCTTAATCGGTGATAAGGGGGAACCTGTCTTAACCTTTTTTGATTCCTTTGCTGAAATTATGTATAAATTAACTGCTATAGTGATGGAGTTTGCTCCTTATGGTATCTTGGCTTTAATAGCTTCTGTAGTCGGTTCTTTTGGTTTGGCTGTGTTATTGCCATTATTAAAAGTAATTATTGCTATCTATCTTGGCTGTTTAATCCATTGGATCATTACTTATGGAGGAGCAATTAAGCTCTTTAGTAATTTGAGTATCAGAAGATTCTTTAAAGGTATTGCTAGTGCCCAAATCTTTGCTTTTAGTACCTGTAGTAGTTCTGGTACTTTGCCTGTTACTACCAAGTGCTGTAGGGATAATTTAGGTGTTTCTGATAAAATCAGTAGTTTCGTCTTACCACTAGGAGCTACTATCAATATGGATGGAACAGCACTTTATCAAGGGGTCTGTGCATTATTTGTAGCACAAGTATATGGGATGGAGTTAAGTCTTGCCCAACAGCTTACTGTAGTATTGACAGCAACTTTAGCTTCAATTGGAACCGCTGGAGTACCATCAGCAGGTTTAATTATGTTGACCCTTACCCTAAAGAGTGTTGGTCTACCTTTAGAAGGGGTTGCACTAATTGCAGGAATTGACCGTATCTTGGATATGGCTCGTACCGTTACCAATATAACTGGTGATAGTGCAGCAACTGTAATAGTAGCTTCCTCAGAAGGAGAGATTGATTTAGAGATTGGTAATTCTAAAACTGCAAATGCTTAA